The Fundulus heteroclitus isolate FHET01 unplaced genomic scaffold, MU-UCD_Fhet_4.1 scaffold_143, whole genome shotgun sequence genome window below encodes:
- the ciz1b gene encoding cdkn1a interacting zinc finger protein 1b isoform X3, translating into MVRQSRRTDRCFLPAAGGGVAKVRFPVNPGQRVLPPAQQVSASGSADIRPHSSAAAAAGEKRAADERSQATSQGSDGGPGETLMKRARQNRNEAAPLNRHKAPGSRDPAADGSGCDQQRAAEESRAAQLQSVGSLRVTIQQSSDSREFGPTDRHGASLHCHVCNLTCRSLQVFQEHMSSRDHLRKLQNITQSIQLTAGPLLDRGRRPAAQHWCDTCQKHFTGDIIAHRRMKEHKVCKQQGRPFCPVCQRHFRTPRKFVEHMKSAEHKLQVQLEQGKEEELITVDAVGCFEEEVEEEVEVADEEEDVEQPEVQVSETMEPKEPQEEEFDPQQTYGSSFVVPVRGFVCRLCNKFFYREAAARHAHCRTRAHFLKLQMDQLRAASDP; encoded by the exons ATGGTCAGACAGAGCAGGAGGACGGACAG GTGTTTTCTTCCTGCAGCAGGAGGCGGCGTAGCAAAGGTCCGTTTCCCTGTGAATCCCGGACAGAGGGTGCTGCCTCCGGCTCAGCAG GTGTCAGCATCAGGCAGCGCCGACATCCGGCCGCACAGCAGCGCCGCCGCGGCCGCGGGGGAAAAGAGAGCAGCTGATGAGCGAAGCCAAGCGACAAGCCAGGGTTCTGATGGAGGTCCAGGAGAGACTCTGATGAAGAGAGCGAGACAGAACAG AAATGAGGCGGCGCCGCTCAACAGACACAAAGCCCCCGGGTCACGTGACccagctgcag ATGGTTCTGGTTGTGACCAGCAGAGAGCAGCCGAGGAGAGCCGAGCAGCTCAG CTGCAGAGCGTGGGCTCCCTGCGGGTCACCATCCAGCAGAGCAGCGACAGCCGGGAGTTCGGTCCGACCGACCGGCACGGCGCGTCCCTCCACTGCCATGTCTGTAATCTCACCTGTCGCTCTCTGCAG GTGTTTCAGGAGCACATGTCCAGCCGGGACCACCTGAGGAAGCTGCAAAACATCACGCAGAGCATCCAGCTGACTGcaggccccctgctggacag GGGGCGGCGGCCTGCGGCACAGCACTGGTGCGACACCTGCCAGAAGCACTTCACCGGTGACATCATCGCCCACAGACGGATGAAGGAACACAAG GTGTGCAAACAGCAGGGGCGGCCCTTCTGCCCGGTCTGTCAGAGGCACTTCAGGACACCCAGGAAGTTTGTGGAGCACATGAAGTCTGCGGAGCACAAGCTGCAG GTGCAGCTGGAGCAGGGCAAGGAGGAGGAGCTCATCACCGTGGACGCCGTGGGGTGCTTTGAGGAGGAGGTGGAAGAGGAGGTCGAGGTGGCAGATGAGGAGGAAGATGTGGAGCAGCCCGAGGTTCAGGTGTCAGAG ACGATGGAGCCCAAGGAGCCGCAGGAGGAGGAGTTCGACCCGCAGCAGACCTACG GGAGCAGCTTCGTGGTTCCGGTCCGAGGCTTCGTGTGTCGGCTCTGCAACAAGTTCTTCTACAGAGAGGCGGCAGCTCGCCACGCGCACTGCAGGACGCGCGCCCACTTCCTGAAGCTGCAG atggaccagctcagAGCCGCCAGTGATCCGTGA
- the ciz1b gene encoding cdkn1a interacting zinc finger protein 1b isoform X1 has protein sequence MVRQSRRTDRCFLPAAGGGVAKVRFPVNPGQRVLPPAQQVSASGSADIRPHSSAAAAAGEKRAADERSQATSQGSDGGPGETLMKRARQNRNEAAPLNRHKAPGSRDPAADGSGCDQQRAAEESRAAQLQSVGSLRVTIQQSSDSREFGPTDRHGASLHCHVCNLTCRSLQVFQEHMSSRDHLRKLQNITQSIQLTAGPLLDRGRRPAAQHWCDTCQKHFTGDIIAHRRMKEHKVCKQQGRPFCPVCQRHFRTPRKFVEHMKSAEHKLQVQLEQGKEEELITVDAVGCFEEEVEEEVEVADEEEDVEQPEVQVSETMEPKEPQEEEFDPQQTYGSSFVVPVRGFVCRLCNKFFYREAAARHAHCRTRAHFLKLQVTRCCCCWEHWVCTFIPFPLFSVA, from the exons ATGGTCAGACAGAGCAGGAGGACGGACAG GTGTTTTCTTCCTGCAGCAGGAGGCGGCGTAGCAAAGGTCCGTTTCCCTGTGAATCCCGGACAGAGGGTGCTGCCTCCGGCTCAGCAG GTGTCAGCATCAGGCAGCGCCGACATCCGGCCGCACAGCAGCGCCGCCGCGGCCGCGGGGGAAAAGAGAGCAGCTGATGAGCGAAGCCAAGCGACAAGCCAGGGTTCTGATGGAGGTCCAGGAGAGACTCTGATGAAGAGAGCGAGACAGAACAG AAATGAGGCGGCGCCGCTCAACAGACACAAAGCCCCCGGGTCACGTGACccagctgcag ATGGTTCTGGTTGTGACCAGCAGAGAGCAGCCGAGGAGAGCCGAGCAGCTCAG CTGCAGAGCGTGGGCTCCCTGCGGGTCACCATCCAGCAGAGCAGCGACAGCCGGGAGTTCGGTCCGACCGACCGGCACGGCGCGTCCCTCCACTGCCATGTCTGTAATCTCACCTGTCGCTCTCTGCAG GTGTTTCAGGAGCACATGTCCAGCCGGGACCACCTGAGGAAGCTGCAAAACATCACGCAGAGCATCCAGCTGACTGcaggccccctgctggacag GGGGCGGCGGCCTGCGGCACAGCACTGGTGCGACACCTGCCAGAAGCACTTCACCGGTGACATCATCGCCCACAGACGGATGAAGGAACACAAG GTGTGCAAACAGCAGGGGCGGCCCTTCTGCCCGGTCTGTCAGAGGCACTTCAGGACACCCAGGAAGTTTGTGGAGCACATGAAGTCTGCGGAGCACAAGCTGCAG GTGCAGCTGGAGCAGGGCAAGGAGGAGGAGCTCATCACCGTGGACGCCGTGGGGTGCTTTGAGGAGGAGGTGGAAGAGGAGGTCGAGGTGGCAGATGAGGAGGAAGATGTGGAGCAGCCCGAGGTTCAGGTGTCAGAG ACGATGGAGCCCAAGGAGCCGCAGGAGGAGGAGTTCGACCCGCAGCAGACCTACG GGAGCAGCTTCGTGGTTCCGGTCCGAGGCTTCGTGTGTCGGCTCTGCAACAAGTTCTTCTACAGAGAGGCGGCAGCTCGCCACGCGCACTGCAGGACGCGCGCCCACTTCCTGAAGCTGCAGGTaacgcgctgctgctgctgctgggagcaCTGGGTCTGCACTTTCATCCCTTTTCCACTGTTTTCTGTGGCCTAA
- the ciz1b gene encoding cdkn1a interacting zinc finger protein 1b isoform X2 produces MVRQSRRTDRCFLPAAGGGVAKVRFPVNPGQRVLPPAQQVSASGSADIRPHSSAAAAAGEKRAADERSQATSQGSDGGPGETLMKRARQNRNEAAPLNRHKAPGSRDPAADGSGCDQQRAAEESRAAQLQSVGSLRVTIQQSSDSREFGPTDRHGASLHCHVCNLTCRSLQVFQEHMSSRDHLRKLQNITQSIQLTAGPLLDRGRRPAAQHWCDTCQKHFTGDIIAHRRMKEHKVCKQQGRPFCPVCQRHFRTPRKFVEHMKSAEHKLQVQLEQGKEEELITVDAVGCFEEEVEEEVEVADEEEDVEQPEVQVSETMEPKEPQEEEFDPQQTYGSSFVVPVRGFVCRLCNKFFYREAAARHAHCRTRAHFLKLQNSRAHRGGGIEEEEREDSSAPT; encoded by the exons ATGGTCAGACAGAGCAGGAGGACGGACAG GTGTTTTCTTCCTGCAGCAGGAGGCGGCGTAGCAAAGGTCCGTTTCCCTGTGAATCCCGGACAGAGGGTGCTGCCTCCGGCTCAGCAG GTGTCAGCATCAGGCAGCGCCGACATCCGGCCGCACAGCAGCGCCGCCGCGGCCGCGGGGGAAAAGAGAGCAGCTGATGAGCGAAGCCAAGCGACAAGCCAGGGTTCTGATGGAGGTCCAGGAGAGACTCTGATGAAGAGAGCGAGACAGAACAG AAATGAGGCGGCGCCGCTCAACAGACACAAAGCCCCCGGGTCACGTGACccagctgcag ATGGTTCTGGTTGTGACCAGCAGAGAGCAGCCGAGGAGAGCCGAGCAGCTCAG CTGCAGAGCGTGGGCTCCCTGCGGGTCACCATCCAGCAGAGCAGCGACAGCCGGGAGTTCGGTCCGACCGACCGGCACGGCGCGTCCCTCCACTGCCATGTCTGTAATCTCACCTGTCGCTCTCTGCAG GTGTTTCAGGAGCACATGTCCAGCCGGGACCACCTGAGGAAGCTGCAAAACATCACGCAGAGCATCCAGCTGACTGcaggccccctgctggacag GGGGCGGCGGCCTGCGGCACAGCACTGGTGCGACACCTGCCAGAAGCACTTCACCGGTGACATCATCGCCCACAGACGGATGAAGGAACACAAG GTGTGCAAACAGCAGGGGCGGCCCTTCTGCCCGGTCTGTCAGAGGCACTTCAGGACACCCAGGAAGTTTGTGGAGCACATGAAGTCTGCGGAGCACAAGCTGCAG GTGCAGCTGGAGCAGGGCAAGGAGGAGGAGCTCATCACCGTGGACGCCGTGGGGTGCTTTGAGGAGGAGGTGGAAGAGGAGGTCGAGGTGGCAGATGAGGAGGAAGATGTGGAGCAGCCCGAGGTTCAGGTGTCAGAG ACGATGGAGCCCAAGGAGCCGCAGGAGGAGGAGTTCGACCCGCAGCAGACCTACG GGAGCAGCTTCGTGGTTCCGGTCCGAGGCTTCGTGTGTCGGCTCTGCAACAAGTTCTTCTACAGAGAGGCGGCAGCTCGCCACGCGCACTGCAGGACGCGCGCCCACTTCCTGAAGCTGCAG AACTCCCGAGCTCACAGGGGAGGAGGGATAGAGGAGGAAGAACGTGAAGACAGCTCTGCGCCGACCTGA